In Calliopsis andreniformis isolate RMS-2024a chromosome 8, iyCalAndr_principal, whole genome shotgun sequence, one DNA window encodes the following:
- the LOC143182418 gene encoding uncharacterized protein LOC143182418, giving the protein MEGRSDSIKDPIYYPSMQDAVNGQGTATATATATATVTEVESIERSRSSAGSQELSLEESNALKVPRKFITNWRQACDRTRDRTKDLLKRWRTVATNVDEIVGAPTVDDKQLEQPGWSVHVWTTWVSRYPSDENLTATEIGKRGKLKDLAAIQRDKFSHFFTYLLDHDKDGFIDRKDFRIFSERLRRFADWSWNGPEYLRLMEAEQGLAELILQEKKYERDQGKRISLEDWLCWWGQIVAQTANNSSGGTTYNDIPFWLKILPRIFFLAINSSANGVISKKELGSFYGSVVGFDSNRISKCLDIAYNSMTSNGDHPLGWPQYQLVFANFLFGRGPFGPGEHFLGMTDSCLLRGNNVPFPIDYSAMNTPKDKLEVYSPHCRSTRRSVVV; this is encoded by the exons ATGGAGGGTCGTTCGGACAGCATAAAAGATCCGATTTATTATCCTTCGATGCAGGATGCGGTGAATGGGCAGGGAACGGCTACAGCGACCGCGACCGCGACCGCGACGGTGACAGAAGTTGAGAGTATCGAGAGAAGCAGAAGTTCTGCAGGAAGTCAGGAGCTTAGTCTTGAGGAAAGCAACGCATTGAAAGTACCGCGGAAATTTATTACCAACTGGCGACAAGCTTGCGATCGTACACGTGACAGGACTAAAGACTTGTTAAAGAGATGGCGAACGGTTGCGACCAACGTTGACGAGATTGTTGGTGCTCCAACAGTCGATGACAAACAATTGGAACAACCTGGCTGGAGTGTACATGTTTGGA CGACTTGGGTGAGCCGCTATCCCAGCGATGAAAATCTCACCGCTACAGAAATTGGCAAAAGAGGAAAACTAAAGGATCTAGCTGCCATTCAACGTGACAAATTCTCCCATTTTTTCACCTACCTGTTGGATCATGATAAAGACGGTTTCATCGATCGAAaagattttcgaatattttccGAG CGATTAAGAAGATTCGCGGACTGGTCGTGGAATGGACCGGAGTATTTGCGATTAATGGAAGCCGAGCAAGGACTAGCCGAATTGATTCTTCAGGAAAAGAAGTACGAGAGGGATCAAGGAAAGAGGATTAGTTTGGAAGACTGGTTGTGTTGGTGGGGACAAATCGTCGCACAAACCGCTAACAATAGCAGCGGCGGAACAACTTACAACGACATTCCCTTTTGGCTGAAAATCTTACCACGGATATTTTTCCTCGCGATCAATAGTTCCGCGAATGGAGTGATTTCGAAGAAAGAGCTTGGATCGTTTTACGGATCCGTCGTTGGCTTTGATTCCAACAGGATTTCCAAATGTCTGGATATCGCTTACAATTCCATGACGTCG AACGGAGATCATCCTCTTGGGTGGCCGCAATATCAGCTCGTGTTCGCCAACTTCCTCTTTGGTCGAGGTCCTTTTGGTCCAGGAGAGCATTTCCTCGGGATGACGGATTCCTGTTTACTTCGGGGAAATAACGTACCATTTCCAATCGATTATTCCGCGATGAACACGCCAAAGGACAAACTGGAAGTGTACAGTCCACACTGTAGAAGTACCCGGCGTAGCGTAGTAGTCTAA
- the Arpc3a gene encoding actin-related protein 2/3 complex, subunit 3A isoform X2, producing MALLPIRTHFRGPAPSFNSKDLDIIDEALYFFKANVFFRTYEIKSEADRVLIYITLYITECLKRLQKCATQAQATNEMYSLAISKFDIPGDPGFPLNSVYAKPTNPTEADIMRQYLQQIRQETGVRLVEKVYGEDGKPSKWWLCFAKKKFMDKSLSGPGQ from the exons ATGGCACTTTTACCAATTAGAACACATTTCAGAGGTCCTGCACCTTCTTTTAACAGCAAAGATCTAGATATAATAGATGAAGCATTATACTTCTTCAAAGCAAATGTGTTTTTTAGAACATACGAGATAAAG AGTGAGGCTGACAGAgttttaatttatattacattatatATTACCGAATGTCTGAAAAGACTACAAAAATGCGCAACTCAAGCTCAAGCCACAAACGAAATGTATTCCTTGGCTATCTCAAAGTTCGATATTCCTGGTGATCCTGGTTTTCCTCTGAATTCTGTATACGCCAAACCAACTAACCCTACAGAAGCTG ATATTATGAGACAGTATTTACAACAAATAAGGCAAGAAACGGGCGTTAGACTTGTAGAAAAGGTATATGGGGAAGATGGAAAACCGAGTAAATGGTGGCTTTGCTTTGCTAAGAAGAAATTTATGGATAAATCATTGTCCGGTCCAGGACAGTAA
- the Arpc3a gene encoding actin-related protein 2/3 complex, subunit 3A isoform X1 has product MPAYHSSFIENNGNIGNMALLPIRTHFRGPAPSFNSKDLDIIDEALYFFKANVFFRTYEIKSEADRVLIYITLYITECLKRLQKCATQAQATNEMYSLAISKFDIPGDPGFPLNSVYAKPTNPTEADIMRQYLQQIRQETGVRLVEKVYGEDGKPSKWWLCFAKKKFMDKSLSGPGQ; this is encoded by the exons ATGCCG GCTTACCATTCAAGTTTCATAGAAAACAATGGGAATATTGGTAATATGGCACTTTTACCAATTAGAACACATTTCAGAGGTCCTGCACCTTCTTTTAACAGCAAAGATCTAGATATAATAGATGAAGCATTATACTTCTTCAAAGCAAATGTGTTTTTTAGAACATACGAGATAAAG AGTGAGGCTGACAGAgttttaatttatattacattatatATTACCGAATGTCTGAAAAGACTACAAAAATGCGCAACTCAAGCTCAAGCCACAAACGAAATGTATTCCTTGGCTATCTCAAAGTTCGATATTCCTGGTGATCCTGGTTTTCCTCTGAATTCTGTATACGCCAAACCAACTAACCCTACAGAAGCTG ATATTATGAGACAGTATTTACAACAAATAAGGCAAGAAACGGGCGTTAGACTTGTAGAAAAGGTATATGGGGAAGATGGAAAACCGAGTAAATGGTGGCTTTGCTTTGCTAAGAAGAAATTTATGGATAAATCATTGTCCGGTCCAGGACAGTAA
- the LOC143182417 gene encoding putative peptidase C1-like protein F26E4.3 isoform X3: MRSYENVSVMFILLLSTVQGVPDFSGLPPGPYCEARYRSYECCPGRQDECSAPILNTTCYCDDFCDRHEEGDCCPDYWRHCKGIESDVIPEPPEEIRRCYFEGKNYNHGETFQVNCNKCKCSALNGRAEVLCEQNRCLQESELIDEINLLSSTLGWRARNYSEFHGRTLREGVKLLLGTLNPSQSVYKMNSVRRIYDPESLPQRFDARSRWPRQITAVEDQGWCAASWAISTVRVASDRFAIMSKGAETVALSAQHLISCNQRGQEGCNGGHLDRAWMFLRKFGLVDESCYPWRGINEECKLRKRTNLKDAGCRAPSNPLRTELYKVGPAYRLGNETDIMQEILTSGPVQATMRVYQDFFYYASGVYKHLEIAERYESGYHSVRIIGWGEEPSHRGAPLKYWLVVNSWGRNWGEDGLFRIQRGTNECEIESFVLGVWAKTI; the protein is encoded by the exons ATGCGGTCCTACGAAAACGTTAGTGTGATGTTTATTCTGCTGCTATCGACCGTGCAAGGCGTACCTGATTTTTCGGGATTACCACCTGGTCCGTATTGCGAGGCAAGGTATCGATCCTATGAATGCTGTCCAGGACGACAGGATGAATGCAGTGCTCCGATCCTTAATACTACGTGTTATTGTGACGATTTCTGTGACCGACACGAAGAAGGAGACTGTTGTCCCGATTATTGGAGACATTGCAAAGGAATCGAATCAGACGTTATACCAGAACCACCGGAAGAAATAAGGA GGTGCTACTTCGAAGGAAAGAATTACAATCACGGAGAAACGTTTCAAGTGAATTGTAACAAATG CAAATGTTCCGCGTTAAATGGACGTGCCGAAGTGCTATGCGAGCAAAACCGATGCCTTCAGGAATCAGAATTAATAGACGAGATCAATCTATTGAGTAGCACATTGGGATGGAGGGCAAGAAATTATTCCGAATTCCATGGTAGAACGCTCAGGGAAGGCGTGAAGCTTCTTCTGGGCACTCTAAATCCATCGCAATCA GTCTACAAGATGAACTCTGTACGACGAATCTACGACCCGGAATCATTGCCACAACGTTTCGACGCCAGATCACGTTGGCCCCGACAGATAACGGCCGTCGAAGATCAAGGATGGTGCGCTGCATCCTGGGCAATTTCTACCGTACGCGTTGCATCCGACAGATTTGCAATCATGAGTAAGGGTGCCGAAACCGTCGCCCTCAGTGCACAACATTTGATTTCTTGCAATCAGAGAGGACAAGAGGGTTGTAACGGGGGCCACTTAGACAGAGCTTGGATGTTTCTAAGAAAATTTGG ATTGGTCGATGAATCTTGCTACCCGTGGAGGGGTATCAACGAGGAATGTAAACTTAGAAAAAGAACCAACTTGAAAGACGCCGGCTGCCGAGCTCCATCGAATCCTCTCCGAACAGAATTATACAAGGTCGGACCAGCTTATCGTTTGGGAAACGAAACGGACATCATGCAAGAAATCTTGACGTCGGGTCCTGTGCAAG CTACCATGAGAGTTTATCAAGATTTCTTCTATTACGCGTCAGGAGTATACAAACATTTGGAAATTGCGGAACGTTACGAATCCGGTTACCATTCTGTTAGAATAATCGGATGGGGAGAAGAACCGTCACATCGTGGTGCACCGCTTAAATACTGG CTCGTCGTGAATTCTTGGGGCCGTAACTGGGGCGAAGATGGTCTCTTCCGAATTCAAAGAGGCACAAACGAGTGTGAAATTGAGTCGTTCGTTCTAGGCGTGTGGGCAAAAACGATTTAG
- the LOC143182417 gene encoding putative peptidase C1-like protein F26E4.3 isoform X2, with translation MYTRAHASKMRSYENVSVMFILLLSTVQGVPDFSGLPPGPYCEARYRSYECCPGRQDECSAPILNTTCYCDDFCDRHEEGDCCPDYWRHCKGIESDVIPEPPEEIRRCYFEGKNYNHGETFQVNCNKCKCSALNGRAEVLCEQNRCLQESELIDEINLLSSTLGWRARNYSEFHGRTLREGVKLLLGTLNPSQSVYKMNSVRRIYDPESLPQRFDARSRWPRQITAVEDQGWCAASWAISTVRVASDRFAIMSKGAETVALSAQHLISCNQRGQEGCNGGHLDRAWMFLRKFGLVDESCYPWRGINEECKLRKRTNLKDAGCRAPSNPLRTELYKVGPAYRLGNETDIMQEILTSGPVQATMRVYQDFFYYASGVYKHLEIAERYESGYHSVRIIGWGEEPSHRGAPLKYWLVVNSWGRNWGEDGLFRIQRGTNECEIESFVLGVWAKTI, from the exons ACTCGAGCGCACGCCTCGAAGATGCGGTCCTACGAAAACGTTAGTGTGATGTTTATTCTGCTGCTATCGACCGTGCAAGGCGTACCTGATTTTTCGGGATTACCACCTGGTCCGTATTGCGAGGCAAGGTATCGATCCTATGAATGCTGTCCAGGACGACAGGATGAATGCAGTGCTCCGATCCTTAATACTACGTGTTATTGTGACGATTTCTGTGACCGACACGAAGAAGGAGACTGTTGTCCCGATTATTGGAGACATTGCAAAGGAATCGAATCAGACGTTATACCAGAACCACCGGAAGAAATAAGGA GGTGCTACTTCGAAGGAAAGAATTACAATCACGGAGAAACGTTTCAAGTGAATTGTAACAAATG CAAATGTTCCGCGTTAAATGGACGTGCCGAAGTGCTATGCGAGCAAAACCGATGCCTTCAGGAATCAGAATTAATAGACGAGATCAATCTATTGAGTAGCACATTGGGATGGAGGGCAAGAAATTATTCCGAATTCCATGGTAGAACGCTCAGGGAAGGCGTGAAGCTTCTTCTGGGCACTCTAAATCCATCGCAATCA GTCTACAAGATGAACTCTGTACGACGAATCTACGACCCGGAATCATTGCCACAACGTTTCGACGCCAGATCACGTTGGCCCCGACAGATAACGGCCGTCGAAGATCAAGGATGGTGCGCTGCATCCTGGGCAATTTCTACCGTACGCGTTGCATCCGACAGATTTGCAATCATGAGTAAGGGTGCCGAAACCGTCGCCCTCAGTGCACAACATTTGATTTCTTGCAATCAGAGAGGACAAGAGGGTTGTAACGGGGGCCACTTAGACAGAGCTTGGATGTTTCTAAGAAAATTTGG ATTGGTCGATGAATCTTGCTACCCGTGGAGGGGTATCAACGAGGAATGTAAACTTAGAAAAAGAACCAACTTGAAAGACGCCGGCTGCCGAGCTCCATCGAATCCTCTCCGAACAGAATTATACAAGGTCGGACCAGCTTATCGTTTGGGAAACGAAACGGACATCATGCAAGAAATCTTGACGTCGGGTCCTGTGCAAG CTACCATGAGAGTTTATCAAGATTTCTTCTATTACGCGTCAGGAGTATACAAACATTTGGAAATTGCGGAACGTTACGAATCCGGTTACCATTCTGTTAGAATAATCGGATGGGGAGAAGAACCGTCACATCGTGGTGCACCGCTTAAATACTGG CTCGTCGTGAATTCTTGGGGCCGTAACTGGGGCGAAGATGGTCTCTTCCGAATTCAAAGAGGCACAAACGAGTGTGAAATTGAGTCGTTCGTTCTAGGCGTGTGGGCAAAAACGATTTAG
- the Rpl15 gene encoding ribosomal protein L15: MGAYKYMQELYRKKQSDVLRFLLRVRCWQYRQLTKMHRAPRPSRPDKARRLGYKAKQGFVIFRIRVRRGGRKRPVPKGATYGKPKSHGVNQLKPTRKLQSVAEERVGRRCGGLRVLNSYWVAQDSSYKYYEVILVDPAHKEIRNDPKVNWICNAVHKHRELRGKTSAGRSSRGLGKGHRYSQTIGGSRRAAWLRRNSLSLRRKR; encoded by the exons ATGGGTGCGTACAAATACATGCAAGAACTGTATCGGAAGAAGCAGAGCGATGTGCTTCGGTTTTTACTTCGAGTTAGATGTTGGCAGTACCGTCAGTTAACCAAAATGCACCGTGCACCCAGACCATCCAGACCAGACAAAGCTCGCCGTTTAGGTTACAAAGCTAAACAAG GTTTTGTCATATTCAGAATTCGTGTAAGAAGAGGAGGACGTAAACGCCCTGTTCCCAAAGGAGCAACATATGGAAAACCAAAAAGCCATGGGGTTAATCAGTTGAAACCGACTAGAAAGCTACAATCTGTTGCTGAA GAACGCGTTGGACGCCGTTGCGGGGGTCTTAGAGTACTGAACAGCTATTGGGTTGCTCAAGATTCTTCGTACAAATATTATGAAGTTATCTTGGTTGATCCAGCGCACAAG GAAATTCGTAACGATCCTAAAGTTAATTGGATCTGTAACGCTGTACACAAACACCGTGAACTTCGTGGAAAAACGTCAGCTGGCCGAAGCTCTCGAGGTTTAGGTAAAGGCCATCGCTACTCGCAAACTATCGGTGGCTCCCGACGTGCCGCATGGTTGAGGCGAAACTCTCTATCACTTCGCAGAAAGCGATAA
- the LOC143182417 gene encoding putative peptidase C1-like protein F26E4.3 isoform X1, whose translation MSTIVYYLRKTRAHASKMRSYENVSVMFILLLSTVQGVPDFSGLPPGPYCEARYRSYECCPGRQDECSAPILNTTCYCDDFCDRHEEGDCCPDYWRHCKGIESDVIPEPPEEIRRCYFEGKNYNHGETFQVNCNKCKCSALNGRAEVLCEQNRCLQESELIDEINLLSSTLGWRARNYSEFHGRTLREGVKLLLGTLNPSQSVYKMNSVRRIYDPESLPQRFDARSRWPRQITAVEDQGWCAASWAISTVRVASDRFAIMSKGAETVALSAQHLISCNQRGQEGCNGGHLDRAWMFLRKFGLVDESCYPWRGINEECKLRKRTNLKDAGCRAPSNPLRTELYKVGPAYRLGNETDIMQEILTSGPVQATMRVYQDFFYYASGVYKHLEIAERYESGYHSVRIIGWGEEPSHRGAPLKYWLVVNSWGRNWGEDGLFRIQRGTNECEIESFVLGVWAKTI comes from the exons ACTCGAGCGCACGCCTCGAAGATGCGGTCCTACGAAAACGTTAGTGTGATGTTTATTCTGCTGCTATCGACCGTGCAAGGCGTACCTGATTTTTCGGGATTACCACCTGGTCCGTATTGCGAGGCAAGGTATCGATCCTATGAATGCTGTCCAGGACGACAGGATGAATGCAGTGCTCCGATCCTTAATACTACGTGTTATTGTGACGATTTCTGTGACCGACACGAAGAAGGAGACTGTTGTCCCGATTATTGGAGACATTGCAAAGGAATCGAATCAGACGTTATACCAGAACCACCGGAAGAAATAAGGA GGTGCTACTTCGAAGGAAAGAATTACAATCACGGAGAAACGTTTCAAGTGAATTGTAACAAATG CAAATGTTCCGCGTTAAATGGACGTGCCGAAGTGCTATGCGAGCAAAACCGATGCCTTCAGGAATCAGAATTAATAGACGAGATCAATCTATTGAGTAGCACATTGGGATGGAGGGCAAGAAATTATTCCGAATTCCATGGTAGAACGCTCAGGGAAGGCGTGAAGCTTCTTCTGGGCACTCTAAATCCATCGCAATCA GTCTACAAGATGAACTCTGTACGACGAATCTACGACCCGGAATCATTGCCACAACGTTTCGACGCCAGATCACGTTGGCCCCGACAGATAACGGCCGTCGAAGATCAAGGATGGTGCGCTGCATCCTGGGCAATTTCTACCGTACGCGTTGCATCCGACAGATTTGCAATCATGAGTAAGGGTGCCGAAACCGTCGCCCTCAGTGCACAACATTTGATTTCTTGCAATCAGAGAGGACAAGAGGGTTGTAACGGGGGCCACTTAGACAGAGCTTGGATGTTTCTAAGAAAATTTGG ATTGGTCGATGAATCTTGCTACCCGTGGAGGGGTATCAACGAGGAATGTAAACTTAGAAAAAGAACCAACTTGAAAGACGCCGGCTGCCGAGCTCCATCGAATCCTCTCCGAACAGAATTATACAAGGTCGGACCAGCTTATCGTTTGGGAAACGAAACGGACATCATGCAAGAAATCTTGACGTCGGGTCCTGTGCAAG CTACCATGAGAGTTTATCAAGATTTCTTCTATTACGCGTCAGGAGTATACAAACATTTGGAAATTGCGGAACGTTACGAATCCGGTTACCATTCTGTTAGAATAATCGGATGGGGAGAAGAACCGTCACATCGTGGTGCACCGCTTAAATACTGG CTCGTCGTGAATTCTTGGGGCCGTAACTGGGGCGAAGATGGTCTCTTCCGAATTCAAAGAGGCACAAACGAGTGTGAAATTGAGTCGTTCGTTCTAGGCGTGTGGGCAAAAACGATTTAG